The Oscillospiraceae bacterium genome has a segment encoding these proteins:
- the cysS gene encoding cysteine--tRNA ligase yields MKIFNTLTRQKEVFKPMDPQEVKIYACGPTVYNFIHIGNARPLCVFDVLRRYLEYRGYGVKFVQNFTDIDDKIIKRANEEGKTYQEISETYIKEFWTDAKGLNVREASVHPRATENIDEIIDIIRTLEEKGYAYAVNGDVYFRTRKDQGYGKLSHQPIEDLESGARIAVGEQKEDPLDFALWKAAKPGEPYWESPWGQGRPGWHIECSAMNRRYLGPTIDLHCGGQDLIFPHHENEIAQSECANGCTFANYWMHNGYINVDNVKMSKSLGNFKTVREIADAYGYEVIRYFLISAHYRTPINYNLEIIEQCKSALERLYTCRDSLDFALKNASVDTPDDPQLLADIAAHRDAFITAMDDDLNTADGISAVFELVYDINTRILDKTVSPAVCQAAADLFDELCGVLGILYNRKSNDVDAEIESLIAQRQKARKNKDFATADRIRDELKERGILLKDTPQGVTWTKA; encoded by the coding sequence ATGAAGATTTTTAACACACTGACCAGACAAAAAGAGGTGTTCAAACCCATGGACCCTCAGGAAGTGAAAATTTATGCCTGCGGGCCTACGGTGTATAATTTTATCCATATCGGCAACGCTCGGCCGCTGTGCGTGTTTGATGTGCTGCGCCGCTACCTGGAGTATCGGGGCTACGGCGTTAAGTTTGTGCAGAATTTTACGGACATTGACGACAAGATCATTAAGCGTGCCAACGAGGAGGGCAAGACCTATCAGGAGATCTCCGAGACTTATATTAAGGAGTTTTGGACGGACGCCAAGGGCCTCAATGTGCGGGAGGCTTCCGTGCACCCCAGAGCCACGGAAAACATTGACGAGATCATTGATATTATCCGCACCTTAGAGGAAAAAGGCTACGCCTACGCAGTCAACGGCGATGTGTATTTCCGTACCCGCAAGGACCAGGGTTACGGCAAGCTGTCTCACCAGCCTATTGAAGACCTGGAGAGCGGCGCTCGCATTGCCGTAGGCGAGCAAAAAGAGGATCCGCTGGACTTTGCGCTGTGGAAAGCAGCCAAGCCGGGCGAGCCGTACTGGGAGTCTCCCTGGGGGCAGGGCAGACCCGGCTGGCATATTGAGTGCTCAGCGATGAACCGCCGGTACTTAGGTCCCACCATTGACCTGCACTGCGGCGGTCAGGACCTGATCTTTCCCCACCATGAAAATGAGATTGCCCAGAGTGAGTGCGCCAATGGTTGCACCTTTGCCAACTACTGGATGCACAACGGCTATATCAATGTGGACAATGTGAAGATGAGCAAGTCTCTGGGTAACTTTAAGACTGTGCGGGAGATTGCCGATGCCTACGGTTATGAGGTGATCCGCTACTTTTTGATCTCTGCCCACTACCGCACGCCCATTAACTATAATTTGGAGATCATTGAGCAGTGCAAGTCTGCTTTGGAGCGGCTGTACACTTGCCGGGACAGTCTGGACTTTGCCCTGAAAAACGCTTCTGTCGATACCCCGGACGATCCGCAGCTGCTGGCGGATATTGCCGCTCATCGAGATGCGTTTATTACCGCCATGGATGATGATTTGAATACTGCAGACGGTATTTCCGCTGTGTTTGAGCTGGTGTATGACATTAACACCCGTATTTTGGACAAGACCGTTTCTCCCGCCGTGTGCCAAGCGGCAGCCGATCTGTTTGACGAGCTGTGCGGCGTGTTGGGTATTCTCTATAATCGTAAGTCCAACGATGTGGACGCAGAGATCGAGTCGCTGATCGCTCAGCGGCAGAAAGCCCGGAAGAATAAGGACTTTGCCACCGCGGACCGTATTCGGGACGAACTGAAAGAGCGGGGTATTCTCTTAAAAGACACCCCTCAGGGCGTTACCTGGACCAAGGCGTAA
- the plsY gene encoding glycerol-3-phosphate 1-O-acyltransferase PlsY has protein sequence MIFRLILGAVLSYLLGSLNFGIILSRKFQKEDVRTHGSGNAGSTNMLRNYGKLPAVATILGDMAKVAVAILLVRLLVGNELYAQQPIFIKSFAGLFCVLGHIFPCFFRFKGGKGVATCGGMVFMIDWRIALILLAVFFVAVLITKWVSLGSILMAILYPVLMGLFYKSVPITLISVVFAAIVLVAHRENIKRILNGTESKITVGSKNKKE, from the coding sequence ATGATTTTTCGTCTGATCCTGGGTGCGGTTCTGTCTTATTTACTGGGAAGCCTGAATTTTGGTATCATTCTTTCTCGCAAGTTCCAAAAGGAAGATGTGCGCACCCACGGCAGCGGTAACGCCGGTTCTACCAATATGCTGCGAAATTACGGCAAACTGCCGGCAGTTGCAACGATTTTAGGCGATATGGCTAAGGTAGCTGTGGCCATTTTGCTGGTGCGTCTGCTGGTGGGGAATGAACTATATGCGCAGCAGCCGATTTTCATCAAGTCCTTTGCCGGGCTGTTCTGCGTGCTGGGTCATATCTTTCCTTGCTTTTTCCGGTTTAAGGGCGGCAAGGGTGTGGCTACCTGCGGCGGTATGGTGTTTATGATCGACTGGCGGATCGCCCTGATCCTGCTGGCGGTGTTTTTTGTGGCCGTCCTAATTACCAAATGGGTATCGCTGGGTTCCATCTTAATGGCAATCCTGTACCCGGTGCTGATGGGTCTGTTTTATAAGTCCGTTCCCATTACGCTGATCTCCGTGGTGTTTGCGGCCATTGTGCTGGTTGCCCACCGGGAGAACATCAAGCGGATATTAAACGGTACGGAAAGCAAGATTACCGTTGGCAGTAAAAATAAAAAAGAATAA
- the rpmB gene encoding 50S ribosomal protein L28, producing MAKCEYCGKEMSFGIKVSHSHRRSNRTWKPNIKKVKAIVNGSPKRVYVCTRCLRSGKVERA from the coding sequence ATGGCAAAATGTGAATACTGCGGGAAAGAAATGTCCTTTGGCATCAAGGTTTCTCATTCACACAGACGGTCCAACAGAACCTGGAAACCCAACATTAAGAAAGTTAAGGCTATTGTAAACGGCTCTCCGAAAAGAGTTTATGTTTGCACCAGATGTCTTCGTTCCGGTAAGGTCGAAAGAGCGTAA
- a CDS encoding DUF177 domain-containing protein codes for MKLDLKALFGGDTQRIAIEEQLDFHDLQYGSYCPLRQPVRVTGQAYAKADVCYLDLDLSFVFDGVCDRCAEPIQKPMLLSLHKILVEDLQNREDADDEYVLVQDSALDLSDLLREELLLFFPTKMLCKPDCKGLCCKCGKNLNDGPCDCQKDVDPRLEALLQLLD; via the coding sequence GTGAAGTTAGACCTGAAGGCACTTTTCGGCGGCGATACACAGCGTATTGCCATTGAGGAGCAGCTGGACTTCCACGATTTGCAATACGGTTCGTATTGCCCGCTGCGCCAGCCGGTGCGCGTGACCGGACAGGCGTATGCAAAGGCGGATGTATGTTATTTAGATCTGGATCTGTCCTTTGTGTTTGACGGCGTGTGCGACCGCTGCGCCGAGCCCATTCAAAAGCCCATGTTGTTGTCCTTACACAAGATCTTGGTAGAGGATCTCCAAAACCGGGAGGATGCGGACGACGAATATGTTTTGGTACAGGACAGCGCGCTGGATCTCAGCGACCTTTTGCGGGAAGAGCTATTATTGTTCTTTCCCACCAAAATGCTGTGCAAGCCGGACTGTAAGGGTCTTTGCTGCAAGTGCGGCAAGAATTTGAATGACGGACCCTGCGACTGCCAAAAGGATGTGGATCCCAGATTGGAAGCCCTTTTGCAGCTGCTGGATTAA
- a CDS encoding QueT transporter family protein has translation MKNKKVLFIAQTAGIAAMYAALTYAQNLLLPGTTSAAVQFRVSEALNVLALFTPAAIPGLTLGCVLSNLVNIGAGLPLDMIFGSLATLGATSCMYALRQVKIKNYPLLSLLMPALWNGVIVGWEIEVFFIDGKFNWISFLTQGGLVALGELGVMLVLGTLLYVVIVKRKLDQKLFTK, from the coding sequence ATGAAGAACAAAAAAGTACTGTTCATTGCCCAAACCGCAGGCATTGCCGCCATGTACGCGGCGCTGACCTACGCCCAAAATCTGCTGCTGCCGGGCACCACCTCCGCGGCGGTGCAATTCCGTGTGTCGGAAGCGCTGAATGTGTTGGCGCTATTTACCCCTGCCGCTATTCCGGGGCTGACCCTGGGCTGCGTGCTGTCCAACCTGGTGAATATCGGCGCCGGGCTGCCGCTGGATATGATCTTCGGTTCCCTGGCTACACTGGGTGCCACCAGTTGTATGTACGCCCTGCGGCAGGTAAAAATCAAAAATTATCCCCTCCTGTCCCTGCTGATGCCGGCTCTGTGGAACGGTGTGATTGTCGGCTGGGAGATTGAGGTATTCTTCATTGACGGCAAGTTCAACTGGATCAGCTTTTTGACCCAAGGGGGCTTAGTAGCCTTGGGTGAGTTAGGGGTCATGCTGGTGCTGGGCACGCTGCTGTATGTGGTGATCGTCAAGCGAAAGCTGGACCAAAAGCTGTTTACCAAATAA
- a CDS encoding recombination regulator RecX: MRLTHQLGRGTKVHLLLDDEYQITTSTTFWAEHYLPDGTEISEDDWQLLVQQINERKALNKAVELLSHRDHSAKELRDKLLRTADSDAADKAVAQMLDAGYLDDEKYARRLVRHLIEDKKCSAYHARQECQKRGIDREIIDRALAEQAPDNVQTAKDLILRKYSRKLQQEDGRQKVMAALARRGFGYHDIQAALEQLEDEEYL; encoded by the coding sequence ATGCGCCTGACCCATCAACTCGGGCGAGGCACCAAGGTGCACCTGCTGTTGGATGATGAATACCAAATCACCACCAGCACCACCTTTTGGGCAGAGCATTACCTGCCGGATGGTACGGAGATCAGCGAGGACGACTGGCAGCTTTTGGTGCAGCAGATCAACGAGCGCAAGGCGCTGAACAAAGCAGTGGAGCTGCTGTCTCACCGGGATCATTCCGCTAAGGAACTGCGGGACAAACTATTGCGCACCGCAGACTCGGACGCTGCGGACAAAGCGGTGGCACAAATGCTGGATGCCGGTTATCTGGACGACGAGAAATATGCGCGACGACTGGTGCGCCACCTGATTGAGGATAAAAAATGCTCGGCATACCACGCACGGCAGGAGTGCCAAAAGCGGGGGATTGACCGTGAGATTATTGACCGTGCCCTTGCAGAGCAGGCGCCGGACAATGTGCAAACTGCAAAGGACTTGATCCTGCGCAAATACAGCAGAAAATTACAGCAAGAAGACGGACGGCAAAAGGTGATGGCTGCGCTGGCACGGCGCGGGTTCGGCTATCACGATATTCAGGCCGCCTTGGAACAACTGGAAGATGAAGAATACTTATAA
- the der gene encoding ribosome biogenesis GTPase Der has protein sequence MARPVVAIVGRPNVGKSTLFNKLVGARLSIVDDKPGVTRDRIYGDCEWLGHRFLLVDTGGIEPRADDVILSQMRAQANIAIATADVIVLVTDLRSGVVATDQDVANMLQKSGKPVILCVNKCDSVGAPDPEFYEFYNLGMGDPIAVSAVHGHGTGDLLDAVIAYFPPESEEEEEDDTIKVAVIGKPNVGKSSLINRISGQERAIVSDIAGTTRDATDTRIENQYGKFTFIDTAGIRRKSKVTDAIEKYSIIRARTAVERANVCVIMIDATEGFTEQDSKVAGIALDQGKGCIVLVNKWDAVEKDGNTMREYKEKLAVDFAFMKFAPFVFISAKTGQRVDRLFEQIAYVYAQSTMRISTGKLNEILGAATARVQPPTDKGKRLKIYYMTQASVCPPTFVFFVNNAQLFHFSYQRYLENQIREVFGLEGTPVRFIIRERGEGKK, from the coding sequence ATGGCGAGACCTGTTGTTGCCATTGTGGGCCGCCCCAACGTGGGCAAATCCACACTTTTTAATAAATTGGTAGGCGCCCGTCTGTCCATTGTGGACGACAAGCCCGGCGTGACCCGGGACCGCATTTACGGCGACTGTGAGTGGTTGGGTCACCGCTTTCTGCTGGTGGATACCGGCGGTATTGAGCCGCGGGCGGATGATGTGATCCTCTCTCAAATGCGCGCCCAGGCCAACATTGCTATTGCCACGGCGGATGTGATTGTGCTGGTGACGGATTTGCGCAGCGGCGTGGTGGCTACCGATCAGGATGTGGCCAATATGCTGCAAAAAAGCGGCAAGCCGGTGATTCTGTGCGTCAATAAGTGCGACAGTGTCGGTGCCCCGGATCCGGAGTTCTACGAATTTTATAATTTGGGTATGGGTGACCCGATTGCTGTATCGGCCGTGCACGGTCACGGCACCGGCGATCTGTTGGATGCGGTGATCGCTTACTTTCCACCGGAGAGTGAGGAGGAAGAGGAAGACGATACCATCAAGGTGGCGGTCATCGGCAAGCCCAATGTGGGCAAGTCCTCATTGATCAACCGGATCAGCGGCCAGGAGCGAGCCATTGTGTCCGATATTGCAGGCACCACACGGGACGCTACGGACACCCGTATTGAAAATCAATACGGCAAGTTCACCTTTATTGACACCGCAGGCATTCGGCGCAAGAGCAAGGTGACAGACGCCATTGAAAAATACAGCATTATCCGCGCCCGTACTGCTGTGGAGCGAGCCAATGTGTGCGTGATTATGATCGATGCTACCGAAGGCTTCACGGAGCAGGACTCCAAGGTGGCCGGTATAGCTCTGGACCAAGGCAAGGGCTGTATTGTGTTGGTTAACAAGTGGGACGCTGTGGAAAAAGACGGCAATACGATGCGGGAGTATAAAGAGAAGCTGGCAGTAGACTTTGCCTTTATGAAGTTTGCGCCCTTTGTGTTTATCTCTGCCAAGACCGGCCAGCGTGTGGATCGCCTGTTTGAGCAGATCGCTTATGTGTATGCTCAGAGCACCATGCGCATTTCCACCGGCAAATTGAACGAAATTCTCGGCGCTGCCACCGCCCGGGTGCAGCCGCCTACGGATAAGGGCAAGCGGCTGAAGATCTATTATATGACCCAGGCGTCTGTGTGCCCGCCAACCTTTGTGTTTTTTGTGAACAACGCCCAACTGTTCCATTTCTCTTACCAGCGGTATCTGGAGAACCAAATCCGTGAGGTGTTTGGTCTGGAGGGTACGCCGGTGCGCTTTATTATTCGCGAGAGGGGAGAGGGCAAAAAATGA
- the recA gene encoding recombinase RecA, with amino-acid sequence MAADKKSKKLDKTDKATDKQTALENALKQIEKQYGAGAIMRLGENKHLNVAAISTGSLSLDIATGINGLPKGRIVEIYGPESSGKTTLALHCVAEAQKAGGQAAFIDAEHALDPIYAANLGVDVDSLLVAQPDYGEQALEIAEQLARSGAIDIIVVDSVAALVPRTEIDDDMGDSHVGLHARLMSQAMRKLAGAINKSNTLIIFINQLREKVGVVYGNPEVTTGGRALKFYASMRIDVRKGEQLKNSDNQFIGSRTKVKIVKNKVAPPFRCAEFDIMYGTGISKEGEILDLGVEYGVIKKGGSWFSYGDRRLGQGRDNVKQLIKDEPAFAAQLEQEIKEKIAEVQAASDKKYQPKAAPKADTEPEPAEENAARQTRAAARAKLDIAVEDDDE; translated from the coding sequence ATGGCTGCGGATAAAAAAAGTAAGAAACTGGACAAAACCGACAAAGCAACAGACAAGCAGACGGCGCTGGAAAATGCGCTCAAGCAAATTGAAAAGCAGTACGGCGCAGGTGCCATTATGCGCCTGGGTGAGAACAAGCACCTGAATGTGGCTGCTATCTCCACCGGCTCTCTGTCCTTGGACATTGCCACCGGTATTAACGGCCTGCCCAAGGGCCGTATCGTAGAGATCTACGGCCCGGAGTCCAGTGGTAAGACCACCCTGGCGCTTCACTGTGTGGCAGAGGCGCAAAAGGCCGGCGGCCAGGCTGCGTTTATTGATGCGGAGCATGCGCTGGATCCTATTTATGCCGCTAACCTGGGCGTGGATGTGGACTCTCTTTTGGTAGCCCAGCCGGACTACGGTGAGCAAGCGCTGGAGATTGCCGAGCAGTTGGCACGCTCCGGTGCCATTGACATTATTGTTGTGGACTCTGTGGCGGCACTGGTGCCCAGAACGGAAATTGACGACGATATGGGCGACTCCCATGTGGGCTTGCACGCCCGTCTGATGAGCCAGGCGATGCGTAAATTGGCCGGTGCAATCAACAAATCCAACACCCTGATCATTTTTATCAACCAGTTGCGTGAGAAGGTGGGTGTGGTGTACGGCAACCCGGAGGTGACCACCGGCGGTCGAGCACTGAAGTTCTACGCCTCTATGCGTATTGATGTGCGTAAGGGCGAGCAGCTGAAGAATTCCGACAATCAGTTCATTGGTTCTCGCACGAAAGTGAAGATTGTAAAGAACAAGGTGGCTCCGCCGTTCCGTTGTGCGGAGTTTGATATTATGTACGGCACCGGCATCAGCAAAGAGGGCGAGATCCTGGATCTGGGCGTAGAGTACGGCGTAATCAAGAAAGGCGGCTCCTGGTTCTCTTACGGTGATCGCCGACTTGGACAGGGTCGTGACAATGTAAAGCAGCTGATCAAGGACGAGCCGGCGTTTGCGGCCCAGCTGGAGCAGGAGATTAAAGAAAAGATCGCCGAGGTGCAGGCTGCTTCTGACAAAAAATATCAGCCGAAAGCAGCACCCAAGGCGGATACGGAGCCGGAACCGGCAGAGGAGAACGCTGCCCGCCAGACCCGTGCGGCAGCCCGCGCCAAGTTGGACATTGCCGTAGAGGATGACGACGAGTAA
- a CDS encoding glucose-6-phosphate isomerase, which produces MAVKFNSNFAETFVSKADIQALEPQAAAAQKTLMDGTGAGNDFLGWVHLPTDYDKEEFARIKKAASYIQKNADVLIVIGIGGSYLGARAVIEALKSPNYNLLAKDTPQIFFIGNSISPEMLNETVALCEGKDICVNVISKSGTTTEPAIAFRVFREMVNKKYSAEEAAKRIFCTTDQSKGTLKALADAEGYETFVVPDNVGGRYSVLTAVGLLPIAVAGIDIDALMTGAKTAEDTLCGQTVDTNDVLKYAAARNCFYNKGKSLECFVSYEPAMTLFNEWLKQLFAESEGKDGKGLFPVSCVFSTDLHSVGQYIQESGSKLMFETVMQFARPQSDYMIGEEEGNIDGLNFLAGKEMSYVNEKARQGTLLAHTAGGVGNFVLEIDALDAENMGYMIYFFEKVCAVSGYMLGVNPFNQPGVESYKKNMFALLGKPGYESEKENLEKQLGLC; this is translated from the coding sequence ATGGCAGTTAAATTTAACAGTAATTTTGCTGAAACTTTTGTCAGCAAGGCGGATATTCAGGCGCTGGAGCCCCAGGCTGCGGCTGCGCAAAAGACCCTGATGGACGGTACCGGTGCCGGTAACGACTTTTTGGGTTGGGTACATCTGCCCACCGATTATGACAAAGAGGAGTTTGCTCGCATTAAAAAGGCGGCTTCTTACATTCAGAAGAATGCGGATGTACTGATCGTGATCGGTATCGGCGGTTCTTATCTTGGCGCCCGTGCTGTGATTGAGGCACTGAAGTCCCCCAATTACAACCTGCTGGCTAAAGATACCCCGCAGATCTTCTTTATCGGCAACTCCATCAGCCCGGAGATGCTGAATGAAACCGTGGCTCTTTGTGAGGGCAAGGATATTTGCGTGAATGTGATCAGCAAGAGTGGTACCACCACGGAGCCGGCTATCGCTTTTCGTGTGTTCCGGGAGATGGTCAACAAGAAGTACAGCGCAGAGGAGGCGGCAAAGCGCATTTTCTGCACCACCGACCAGTCTAAGGGTACCTTAAAGGCGTTGGCAGATGCAGAGGGCTATGAGACCTTTGTGGTGCCGGATAATGTGGGCGGCCGTTACAGCGTGCTCACCGCCGTGGGTCTGTTGCCCATCGCTGTGGCCGGTATTGATATTGATGCTTTGATGACCGGGGCCAAGACCGCAGAGGATACTCTGTGCGGCCAAACGGTAGACACAAATGATGTGCTGAAATATGCCGCCGCCAGAAATTGCTTCTACAACAAGGGCAAGAGTCTGGAGTGCTTTGTGTCTTATGAGCCGGCAATGACACTGTTCAACGAATGGCTCAAGCAGCTGTTTGCAGAGAGCGAGGGCAAGGACGGCAAGGGTCTGTTCCCGGTATCCTGCGTGTTTTCCACCGACCTGCACTCCGTAGGTCAGTATATCCAGGAAAGCGGCAGCAAGCTGATGTTTGAGACCGTGATGCAGTTTGCCCGCCCCCAGAGCGATTATATGATCGGTGAGGAAGAAGGCAATATTGACGGCTTGAACTTCCTGGCCGGTAAGGAAATGAGTTATGTGAATGAAAAGGCCCGCCAGGGCACTCTGCTGGCCCACACCGCCGGCGGCGTTGGCAACTTCGTTCTGGAAATCGACGCCCTGGACGCAGAAAACATGGGCTATATGATCTATTTCTTTGAGAAAGTATGCGCCGTTTCCGGCTATATGCTGGGGGTCAATCCCTTTAATCAGCCCGGCGTAGAGAGCTACAAAAAGAATATGTTTGCACTCCTTGGCAAACCCGGTTATGAAAGTGAAAAAGAAAACCTTGAAAAACAGTTGGGGTTATGCTAA
- the pgsA gene encoding CDP-diacylglycerol--glycerol-3-phosphate 3-phosphatidyltransferase yields MNLPNKITVFRFACIPFLLAASLIQFPYHWSVALVIYFIACMSDKADGIIARKQGLVTDFGKLMDPLSDKSLVLAAYLVFVNMGWHTELVIMLMMAREFLVAGIRMAAAAEGEVIAANQFGKAKTFLQMSTTGLTYLLLAIGEGAADITTSTPWLNVYCTIAFWVVAVVTVLSGIVYAKDGWHLIRTK; encoded by the coding sequence ATGAACCTGCCCAATAAAATCACTGTATTTCGCTTTGCCTGCATTCCGTTTTTGCTGGCGGCGTCTTTGATCCAATTTCCGTACCACTGGAGCGTGGCGCTGGTGATCTACTTTATCGCCTGTATGAGCGATAAGGCAGACGGTATTATTGCCCGCAAGCAGGGACTGGTTACGGACTTCGGGAAACTGATGGATCCGCTGTCCGATAAGTCATTAGTGCTGGCTGCTTACCTTGTATTTGTGAATATGGGCTGGCACACAGAGCTGGTGATTATGCTGATGATGGCCCGGGAATTCTTGGTAGCCGGTATTCGGATGGCTGCCGCTGCGGAGGGCGAGGTGATCGCTGCCAATCAGTTTGGCAAGGCAAAGACCTTCTTGCAAATGTCCACTACCGGTCTGACCTATCTGCTGCTTGCCATCGGTGAGGGCGCGGCGGATATTACCACCTCTACACCCTGGCTGAATGTGTACTGCACCATTGCCTTTTGGGTAGTGGCTGTGGTAACGGTGCTGTCCGGTATTGTCTATGCCAAAGACGGCTGGCACCTGATCCGCACAAAATAA
- the rimO gene encoding 30S ribosomal protein S12 methylthiotransferase RimO: MKNTYKVGMISLGCPKNQVDGELLLEKLSENGFQIVQRMEDSDLMIVNTCGFIEDAKREAIETILEVAQYKAAGVISAIVVTGCLAERYQDQVMEEIPEVDAVIGIGANADIVKVCQKALCGVQTNFFPCKELLPLEGERMLSTPAHWAYLKISDGCSNCCSYCAIPGIRGPFRSRPMESVVMEAESLAKRGVKELILIAQDTTLYGKDLYGKYCLAELLRRLVQIDGIRWIRLYYCYPDRITDELIDVIANENKICPYIDIPLQHCNGDVLRAMNRYGNYDSLRQLISNMRRRIPGLALRTTFMVGFPGETQAQFEELCRFVKEMEFDKMGCFAYSPEEDTPAAEFPNQVPEEEKTARADALMDVQFDVTAAVNPRRVGETYTAVIDGPDSKENTYAGRCYFDSPEIDSNIWIHSAVPLETGSFVQVRVTGTEEYDLLGEYVDEPAQ, translated from the coding sequence ATGAAGAATACTTATAAAGTCGGCATGATCTCATTGGGCTGCCCAAAGAACCAGGTCGACGGCGAATTGTTATTAGAAAAATTAAGTGAAAACGGATTTCAAATCGTGCAGCGCATGGAAGACAGCGACTTGATGATCGTTAACACCTGTGGCTTTATTGAGGACGCTAAGCGAGAGGCCATTGAGACCATCTTGGAGGTGGCCCAGTATAAGGCCGCCGGCGTGATCTCTGCCATTGTGGTCACAGGCTGCCTGGCTGAGCGCTACCAGGACCAGGTGATGGAGGAGATTCCGGAGGTGGACGCTGTCATTGGTATCGGTGCCAATGCGGATATTGTTAAGGTGTGCCAAAAGGCGCTGTGTGGCGTTCAGACTAACTTTTTTCCTTGCAAAGAGTTGCTGCCTTTGGAGGGTGAAAGAATGCTTTCCACGCCCGCTCACTGGGCTTATTTGAAGATCAGTGACGGCTGCTCAAACTGCTGCTCCTATTGCGCCATTCCCGGTATTCGCGGACCGTTCCGCTCTCGTCCTATGGAGAGCGTGGTGATGGAGGCGGAGAGCCTGGCCAAGCGGGGAGTCAAGGAATTGATCTTAATTGCCCAGGATACCACCCTGTATGGCAAGGATCTGTACGGCAAGTATTGCCTGGCAGAGCTGCTGCGTCGGCTGGTACAGATTGACGGGATCCGCTGGATTCGGCTGTACTATTGCTACCCGGATCGGATCACCGATGAACTGATCGATGTAATCGCCAATGAGAACAAAATTTGCCCCTATATTGATATTCCCTTGCAGCATTGCAACGGCGATGTGCTGCGCGCCATGAACCGCTATGGCAATTATGACTCCTTGCGGCAGCTGATTTCCAATATGCGCCGGCGTATTCCCGGTTTGGCGCTGCGTACCACCTTTATGGTAGGCTTCCCCGGTGAGACCCAGGCACAGTTTGAAGAACTGTGTCGGTTTGTAAAGGAAATGGAATTTGACAAAATGGGCTGCTTTGCGTACAGCCCTGAGGAGGACACCCCCGCTGCCGAATTTCCGAACCAAGTGCCGGAGGAGGAAAAGACCGCCCGGGCGGACGCGCTGATGGATGTGCAGTTTGATGTGACCGCTGCAGTGAACCCGCGCCGGGTAGGGGAGACCTACACCGCCGTGATCGACGGCCCGGACAGTAAGGAGAACACCTACGCCGGACGGTGCTATTTTGACTCGCCGGAGATCGACAGCAACATTTGGATCCATTCCGCTGTGCCGCTGGAGACCGGCAGCTTTGTGCAGGTGCGTGTAACCGGCACGGAAGAATATGACCTGTTAGGAGAGTATGTAGATGAACCTGCCCAATAA
- the rpmF gene encoding 50S ribosomal protein L32, which yields MAVPKRKTSKARKNKRRSSVWKLNAPTLVKCPNCAGYTVPHKVCANCGYYNGKAVVSKDEA from the coding sequence ATGGCAGTACCTAAGAGAAAAACTTCAAAGGCAAGAAAGAACAAAAGACGTTCCAGCGTTTGGAAGCTGAATGCGCCTACTCTCGTTAAGTGCCCCAACTGCGCCGGCTACACCGTGCCGCACAAAGTGTGCGCCAACTGCGGTTACTACAACGGCAAGGCAGTTGTCAGCAAGGACGAGGCGTAA
- the cysE gene encoding serine O-acetyltransferase, with amino-acid sequence MFERYKEDIQCFMEHDPAARSPIEIVLLYPGFKALRSHRKAQWFLNHKMPFIARYISQRTAHKTGIEIHPGAKIGRRVCIDHGNGIVIGETTEVGDDVMIYQGVTLGGTGKDLGKRHPTIENGVMIGSGAKVLGPITIGRNAKVAAGAVVVKDVEPNCTVVGVPGEVVRIDGERVDDLDQINLPDPVMNAIQQNEAKINALQAEIEKLKEQIK; translated from the coding sequence ATGTTTGAACGATATAAAGAGGATATTCAGTGCTTTATGGAGCACGACCCGGCAGCCCGCTCTCCGATTGAGATCGTGTTGCTGTACCCGGGTTTTAAGGCCCTGCGCAGTCACCGCAAGGCGCAGTGGTTCTTAAATCACAAAATGCCGTTTATCGCCCGTTATATCAGCCAGCGCACGGCGCATAAGACCGGGATCGAGATTCATCCGGGCGCCAAGATCGGTCGGCGGGTGTGTATTGACCACGGCAATGGGATTGTGATCGGTGAGACCACGGAAGTGGGCGACGATGTGATGATCTACCAGGGGGTGACCCTGGGTGGTACCGGCAAGGACCTGGGCAAGCGCCACCCCACCATTGAGAACGGCGTGATGATCGGCTCCGGTGCTAAGGTGTTGGGCCCCATTACCATTGGCCGAAATGCCAAGGTGGCCGCAGGCGCGGTAGTGGTCAAGGATGTGGAACCCAATTGTACCGTGGTTGGCGTGCCCGGCGAGGTGGTGCGCATTGACGGCGAGCGGGTAGACGATCTGGACCAGATCAATCTGCCGGATCCGGTGATGAATGCCATTCAACAGAATGAAGCCAAAATCAATGCCTTGCAGGCAGAGATTGAAAAATTAAAGGAGCAGATCAAATGA